In one window of Chryseobacterium sp. JV274 DNA:
- the traM gene encoding conjugative transposon protein TraM: protein MKSSEKIKVTENDLSLNSNGVSDPPKAQWERLKKPIIYFLMAAVCASCLYLIFKPKSNNTVIEESGFNAAIPQAKDGQLQSDKQKAYEQQLLEQKNEEKRNAVTTLSDYWNDQSDSNSNKNPSSVTARTSILQQSDQNALNSYRNSQQTLSSFYSRDDQEVNNMRKEISRLKNEAMQNNAAPVGLGINDQLELMEKSYQMAAKYLPTTSKQEEPAPKEEVEIPTEKKIKLTSAKAAHPTIVSSLYREPSDSAFIAGLNQNRFYDSQNDSENSVQTKNAIRGVVNETKTLVNESIVSIRLSEAMQLGRTEIPEGSLLIAKSKFQGGRLQLKISSIRYQGNVYPVEINVRDNDGQLGLYVPYSPEQNAVSDIVANMSQTSGTSIMMTQSAGQQIAADLSRGVVQGLSGYFQKRVRQLKVTVKAGHQVLLLPQNN, encoded by the coding sequence ATGAAAAGTTCAGAGAAAATTAAAGTGACAGAAAATGATCTCTCACTAAATTCCAACGGAGTGAGTGACCCTCCCAAAGCTCAATGGGAAAGACTGAAGAAACCCATCATCTATTTTTTGATGGCTGCCGTGTGTGCGTCATGCCTTTACCTCATTTTTAAACCAAAATCCAACAATACCGTTATTGAAGAGAGTGGTTTTAATGCAGCCATTCCGCAGGCAAAAGATGGTCAGTTGCAGTCTGATAAGCAAAAGGCTTATGAGCAGCAGTTGTTAGAGCAAAAGAACGAAGAGAAAAGAAATGCTGTAACCACCTTATCCGATTATTGGAATGACCAAAGCGATTCAAATTCTAATAAAAATCCATCAAGTGTGACGGCTAGAACGAGTATTCTTCAGCAATCAGATCAGAATGCTCTGAACAGCTATCGCAATTCCCAACAGACCTTGAGCTCATTTTACAGTCGGGATGATCAGGAAGTCAATAATATGAGGAAAGAAATTTCAAGATTAAAGAATGAAGCGATGCAGAATAATGCTGCTCCCGTTGGCTTAGGAATAAACGACCAGCTAGAACTGATGGAAAAATCATATCAGATGGCAGCTAAGTACCTTCCAACGACTTCAAAACAGGAAGAGCCGGCACCAAAAGAAGAGGTGGAAATACCAACTGAAAAGAAGATTAAATTGACTTCAGCAAAAGCAGCACATCCCACTATTGTTTCTTCATTGTACAGAGAACCATCAGATAGTGCCTTTATTGCAGGTTTAAATCAGAATAGATTTTATGACAGTCAAAATGATTCAGAGAACTCAGTTCAAACAAAAAACGCAATAAGAGGTGTGGTCAATGAAACTAAAACTTTGGTAAACGAAAGCATAGTATCCATAAGGCTTTCAGAAGCGATGCAACTCGGACGAACTGAAATCCCAGAAGGGAGTTTGCTGATTGCCAAAAGTAAATTTCAGGGCGGACGGCTTCAGTTAAAAATATCCTCCATTCGATATCAAGGTAATGTCTATCCTGTAGAAATCAATGTTCGTGACAATGACGGACAATTGGGTTTATATGTTCCGTATTCACCTGAACAAAATGCGGTAAGTGATATTGTAGCTAATATGAGCCAGACTTCCGGTACTAGTATTATGATGACCCAATCAGCAGGACAACAGATTGCAGCTGATCTGAGCAGGGGAGTCGTACAGGGATTGTCGGGCTATTTTCAAAAAAGAGTCAGACAATTGAAAGTCACTGTAAAAGCGGGCCATCAGGTATTACTCTTACCCCAAAATAACTAA
- a CDS encoding alpha/beta hydrolase family protein — MKYSFSILLAIRLFITSCTLQNKNTESHDYEVKLDTLTFFDQSRNRKIPVAFYEPKTDKKISNQQIIIFNHGYGFNKGGDYFVYSYLTEKLASKGYFTVSIQHELTTDNPLPTEGNLQLVRRPFWQSGSDNILFVLHELKKVKPELDYKHLTLIGHSNGGDMAALFGNQHPNLVYKLITMDNRRMLLPRTSVPKIYTLRSNDYPADEGVLPNEAEQKKYSITVQSTSINHGHMDNKGSDEEKKILNDFVLKYLSEQ; from the coding sequence ATGAAGTACTCCTTTTCTATTCTTTTGGCCATTCGTCTTTTTATAACCAGCTGTACTTTACAAAATAAAAACACTGAAAGTCATGATTACGAAGTAAAACTGGATACTTTAACCTTTTTTGATCAAAGCAGAAACCGTAAGATTCCTGTCGCCTTTTATGAGCCGAAAACTGATAAAAAGATTTCTAACCAACAGATTATTATCTTCAATCATGGATATGGTTTCAATAAAGGCGGAGATTACTTTGTGTATTCTTATTTAACGGAAAAACTGGCTTCAAAAGGTTATTTTACAGTAAGCATTCAACATGAACTGACGACAGACAATCCTTTGCCAACAGAAGGAAATTTACAATTGGTGAGAAGACCTTTCTGGCAAAGTGGTTCGGATAACATTCTGTTTGTACTTCATGAACTTAAAAAAGTAAAACCGGAACTTGATTATAAACATCTGACATTAATAGGTCACTCCAATGGTGGTGATATGGCAGCGTTATTCGGCAATCAGCATCCTAATCTGGTGTATAAACTGATCACAATGGACAACCGGAGAATGCTCCTGCCGAGAACTTCTGTTCCTAAAATTTATACTTTACGTTCTAACGATTATCCGGCTGATGAAGGAGTACTTCCCAATGAAGCAGAACAAAAGAAGTATTCTATAACGGTACAATCAACCTCCATCAATCATGGTCATATGGACAATAAAGGCAGTGATGAAGAGAAAAAAATCTTAAATGATTTTGTTTTAAAATACCTTTCTGAACAGTAA
- the traK gene encoding conjugative transposon protein TraK, with product MEFKTLRNIESSFRQIRLFTFVFAVLCFGVVGVVVFKSYQFAEQQRQKIYVLDNGKSLMVALSQDMSMNRPVEAREHVRRFHELFFTIAPDKNAIESNVKRAFNLADQSAFNYYKDLQEKGYYNRIISGNIQQRVEVDSVVANFDSYPYDVKTYARQFIIRSSNLTIRNLVTNCSLVNSVRSDNNPQGFTIEKFNVLENRDVETFER from the coding sequence ATGGAATTTAAAACTTTAAGAAATATTGAGAGCAGCTTCAGGCAGATCCGCTTGTTTACGTTTGTTTTTGCCGTGTTGTGTTTTGGAGTGGTAGGTGTAGTTGTCTTTAAATCCTATCAGTTTGCCGAGCAGCAGCGTCAGAAAATATATGTCTTGGATAATGGCAAATCTTTAATGGTGGCTTTATCACAAGATATGTCGATGAACAGACCTGTGGAAGCAAGAGAGCATGTGAGACGATTTCATGAATTGTTCTTTACGATAGCACCTGATAAGAATGCTATTGAAAGTAATGTAAAAAGAGCGTTTAATTTGGCCGATCAATCTGCATTTAACTACTATAAAGATCTTCAGGAGAAAGGCTACTATAACAGAATTATTTCAGGTAATATCCAGCAAAGAGTTGAGGTGGACAGTGTTGTTGCCAACTTTGATAGTTACCCATATGACGTAAAGACGTACGCAAGACAGTTTATAATCAGATCCAGTAATCTTACCATAAGGAATTTAGTTACCAATTGTTCATTGGTTAATTCTGTACGGTCTGACAACAATCCGCAGGGATTTACCATTGAAAAATTCAACGTGCTTGAAAATAGAGATGTCGAAACTTTTGAACGCTAA
- a CDS encoding recombinase family protein → MSNVALYIRVSTDEQADRGYSQRDQEERLKRYCETNNLKIDSLIFEDHSAKNFNRPGWNELLIYLKKKKSKIDKVLFTKWDRFSRNAGDAYQMISILKKLGVEVQAIEQPLDLFIPENKMMLAIYLAAPEVENDRRALNTFYGMRRAKKEGRWMASAPFGYINKITEDGKYKFIEPKEPEASIIRYLFNEIAKGIEAPETIRRQLSEKGVKILSNQAFHVAIRNPVYCGKIFIKKYRDEEAHYVKSLHAPLISETLFYKVQLILEGNKRKTRKYIKFSSADVFPLRGFLICPKCGKNLTASGSKGSQKVYYYYHCKSSCGFRQSAELTNNLFVEELKKYEFLPSVQKILQNILLTAYKKYNNKTGDRRKRIISEIETYNAKIAFAREKLLAEKIEDDDYMIIKAQSKQKIEILENELHSCLVATRKPEKVDDRLNKALSVISNLSLLYQSSSVEAKRKIISSIYPENLEFTGIEYRTTRVNSVLRSISLVTNRLGDVNNKKNDKKTAYPCLVAPSGIEPESKV, encoded by the coding sequence ATGAGTAATGTTGCTTTATATATTCGTGTATCAACTGATGAGCAGGCAGATAGAGGTTACTCTCAACGTGATCAGGAAGAACGCTTAAAAAGGTATTGTGAAACTAATAATCTTAAAATTGATAGTCTTATTTTTGAAGATCATTCAGCAAAAAATTTTAATCGTCCAGGATGGAATGAGCTTTTAATTTATCTAAAGAAAAAAAAATCTAAGATTGATAAAGTTTTATTTACTAAATGGGACCGCTTTAGCAGGAATGCAGGTGATGCATATCAAATGATAAGTATTCTTAAAAAACTGGGAGTAGAAGTCCAGGCTATAGAACAGCCATTGGATCTTTTCATACCAGAAAATAAAATGATGTTAGCCATCTATCTTGCTGCACCAGAAGTAGAAAATGACAGAAGAGCACTGAACACATTTTATGGTATGCGAAGAGCTAAAAAGGAAGGAAGATGGATGGCTAGTGCTCCTTTCGGATACATTAACAAAATTACTGAGGATGGCAAATATAAGTTTATTGAGCCTAAAGAACCTGAAGCTTCAATAATACGTTATTTATTCAATGAAATAGCAAAAGGAATTGAAGCTCCTGAAACTATACGACGACAGCTTTCAGAAAAGGGAGTAAAAATTTTGAGTAATCAAGCTTTTCATGTTGCGATAAGAAATCCAGTGTATTGTGGTAAAATATTTATAAAGAAATACCGGGATGAAGAAGCTCACTATGTAAAATCTTTACATGCTCCTCTTATAAGTGAGACACTATTTTATAAAGTTCAGCTCATTTTAGAAGGTAATAAAAGAAAAACCCGAAAGTATATAAAATTTAGTTCTGCGGATGTTTTTCCATTGAGAGGTTTTTTGATTTGTCCGAAATGTGGAAAAAATTTAACTGCCAGCGGTTCAAAGGGAAGTCAGAAAGTATATTATTACTATCATTGTAAATCATCTTGTGGATTTAGGCAAAGTGCTGAACTTACCAATAATCTTTTTGTAGAGGAATTAAAGAAATATGAGTTTCTTCCTTCAGTTCAAAAAATCTTACAAAATATTCTACTAACAGCCTATAAAAAGTATAATAACAAAACTGGCGATAGAAGAAAAAGAATAATTTCTGAAATAGAAACTTACAATGCTAAGATAGCTTTTGCACGAGAAAAATTATTAGCGGAAAAAATTGAAGATGACGATTACATGATTATTAAAGCACAGTCTAAACAAAAAATTGAAATTCTTGAAAATGAACTTCATTCTTGTTTAGTTGCGACTCGTAAACCAGAAAAAGTTGATGATCGCTTAAACAAGGCTCTATCAGTAATATCTAACTTATCATTATTATACCAATCAAGTAGTGTAGAAGCAAAAAGAAAAATAATTAGTTCGATATATCCGGAAAATCTTGAATTTACAGGAATTGAATATCGAACTACCAGAGTAAACTCTGTATTAAGAAGTATATCTCTTGTAACCAATAGATTAGGTGATGTAAATAATAAAAAAAATGATAAGAAAACAGCTTATCCCTGTCTGGTAGCCCCATCAGGGATCGAACCTGAATCTAAAGTTTAG
- a CDS encoding conjugal transfer protein TraO, whose amino-acid sequence MNKIFLAVILTIALNSKTFAQQMIPGQTGVEFSYSVFPKSPEKQNYALSAGLVSYLRNGNYFFALAEYSIKYYEYTNYNIPIDTFLLGDGYSFYIWGDFMRSVNLNLGIGALAGYERLNRGNELLYDGSLLTATDNFIYGANGKLSFESYLTDHFVFLVNGQLRFLKNSQMAQFQSLFGVGIRYNF is encoded by the coding sequence ATGAACAAAATATTTTTAGCAGTCATCTTAACGATTGCATTGAACAGCAAAACATTTGCTCAACAAATGATCCCTGGACAAACAGGTGTTGAATTTTCTTATTCAGTATTTCCAAAATCTCCTGAAAAGCAAAATTATGCGCTAAGTGCGGGGCTTGTTTCTTACCTAAGGAATGGTAATTACTTTTTTGCATTGGCAGAATATAGCATAAAGTATTATGAATACACCAACTATAATATTCCGATAGATACTTTCCTCCTGGGCGATGGTTACAGTTTTTATATATGGGGAGACTTCATGCGCAGTGTCAATCTTAATCTTGGAATCGGAGCTCTTGCAGGTTATGAACGGCTTAATAGAGGTAATGAATTGCTATATGACGGTTCATTGTTAACAGCAACAGATAACTTTATTTATGGAGCAAATGGTAAGCTTTCCTTTGAAAGTTATCTGACGGATCACTTTGTTTTTTTGGTCAACGGGCAACTTCGGTTTTTGAAAAATAGTCAAATGGCTCAGTTTCAATCTCTGTTCGGGGTTGGAATAAGATATAATTTTTAA
- a CDS encoding YhcG family protein: MKEQHLEPKQELYHSIAKIIADSKSSLYRTTNTILLKMYWEIGKLIVQDEQNGEKRAGYGKYLLKNLANQLSLEFGKGFNERNLSNMRAFFSSFPIWNAVRTELSWTHYRIISRIDNPNHRIQYIDHSIEGNWNTRTLQRNIDSQYLGRLLKFPENNDGKEVSSFIKDPYIFEFLGLPNDTSQTETQIESALISHLQQFLMELGKGFAFVARQQHIVTDTSDFFIDLVFYNYYLKCFVLVDLKTHKLTHEAIGQMDMYVRMYNDLKKGDDDNPTIGIILCTEKDETVVKYSVMSENEKLFASKYRTYLPDEKELKQLIEADRLKLELDNLS, encoded by the coding sequence ATGAAAGAACAGCACCTGGAGCCAAAGCAAGAACTTTATCATTCAATTGCTAAAATTATTGCAGATTCAAAATCAAGCCTTTACAGAACTACTAACACCATATTGTTAAAGATGTACTGGGAAATAGGTAAACTCATTGTCCAGGATGAGCAAAATGGTGAAAAACGTGCTGGTTATGGAAAATATTTACTTAAAAATTTAGCAAACCAGCTATCTCTTGAGTTCGGCAAGGGGTTCAATGAAAGAAACCTGAGCAATATGAGGGCATTCTTTAGCTCTTTCCCAATTTGGAACGCAGTGCGTACCGAATTGAGTTGGACTCATTACAGGATTATAAGCAGAATTGATAACCCGAATCATAGAATTCAGTATATTGATCATTCCATTGAAGGAAATTGGAATACCAGAACATTGCAACGAAATATTGACAGCCAGTACTTGGGCAGATTATTAAAATTTCCAGAGAATAATGATGGGAAAGAAGTTTCATCTTTCATAAAAGATCCATACATATTTGAATTTCTAGGATTACCAAATGATACCTCACAAACAGAAACTCAAATAGAATCAGCACTCATCTCTCACCTTCAACAATTCCTGATGGAGTTAGGGAAAGGTTTTGCATTTGTTGCAAGGCAACAGCACATTGTTACCGATACCTCCGACTTCTTTATAGATCTTGTCTTTTATAATTACTATCTTAAGTGTTTCGTACTTGTCGATTTAAAAACACATAAATTAACGCACGAAGCTATTGGGCAGATGGATATGTACGTTAGGATGTATAATGATCTTAAAAAAGGTGATGATGACAATCCAACTATTGGCATCATTCTATGTACGGAAAAAGATGAAACAGTGGTAAAATATTCTGTTATGTCTGAAAATGAAAAATTGTTCGCAAGTAAATACAGAACATATCTCCCCGATGAGAAAGAATTAAAGCAGCTTATCGAAGCAGATCGATTAAAACTTGAACTGGATAACCTCAGCTAA
- a CDS encoding JAB domain-containing protein: MDFNIVNEIKLSYSRKGNSEKLISCSRDAVDVFRQYFDIDEIDYRESFFALYLNQANKVLGIKKISESGISSTIVDVRIIMQAALLCNASAVILAHNHPSGNLKPSAEDQKITQNIKNASEFLNIKLLDHCILTSTDYLSFADEGHF, from the coding sequence ATGGATTTTAATATTGTCAATGAAATAAAATTAAGTTATTCACGAAAAGGTAATTCAGAGAAATTAATAAGCTGTTCACGTGATGCTGTTGATGTATTCCGTCAATACTTTGATATTGATGAAATAGATTATAGGGAATCATTTTTTGCTTTGTATTTAAATCAGGCAAACAAAGTTTTAGGGATAAAGAAAATATCTGAATCAGGTATTTCTTCAACAATAGTCGATGTAAGAATTATTATGCAGGCCGCGCTATTATGCAATGCATCTGCCGTAATCTTAGCACATAATCACCCGTCAGGAAATTTAAAACCTTCAGCGGAAGATCAAAAAATTACTCAGAATATTAAAAATGCCTCAGAATTTTTAAATATTAAATTGCTGGATCATTGTATTTTGACCTCAACTGATTACTTGTCATTTGCTGATGAAGGGCATTTTTGA
- a CDS encoding S41 family peptidase: MKKLTYTMIAAFLFCSVEAQIQNAGFENMTDGLPNHWNIKKTDLYEGKVDYTQYFGGKASMQLTGKTNDTKNFQSFSQKVPLDIQQLEKIEISAYVKSENTNGIINLWTQVKDENGRMIDFGNSESQQKSIAVNKGWTKYSLIFTVDKNVKSLLLGGVFTGNGTVWFDHFELNKIAFSKEEPSKISIKYIQEFKDIVKKNSIVSDKLDWQNIETNLGYLSKGMKTVNDTDTALNYIIKNLREAGDNHSFIDGKERTEKQKIANTNDAKPDSRLIDQNIGYVSVPGFASLNTEVGDTFALQIHNMIKKLDSGNAIKGWIVDLRTNTGGNMHPMISGLGSLIGEGTLGYFVYNGKKSPWIYKNRKFGPHKIKEPYELKSGQSKIAVLIGPSTASSGEATTIAFIGKNNVKLFGQPSAGYTSANRPYTLSDGKSLALATSYEMDRNGKVYYGKIDPEIPVEPKEEQDMDIEAAKVWILN, encoded by the coding sequence ATGAAAAAATTGACCTACACTATGATAGCAGCATTTCTGTTCTGCTCAGTGGAAGCTCAAATACAAAATGCAGGGTTTGAAAACATGACAGATGGATTACCCAATCACTGGAATATTAAAAAAACGGATTTATACGAAGGAAAGGTAGATTATACACAATACTTCGGAGGAAAAGCCTCAATGCAGTTGACAGGAAAGACTAATGACACCAAAAATTTCCAATCTTTTTCCCAAAAAGTTCCTCTTGACATTCAGCAATTAGAGAAAATAGAAATCAGTGCTTATGTAAAATCTGAAAATACCAATGGAATAATCAATCTATGGACCCAAGTAAAAGATGAAAATGGCCGGATGATTGATTTCGGAAATTCAGAATCACAGCAAAAGTCTATTGCTGTGAATAAAGGCTGGACAAAATATTCTTTAATTTTCACTGTTGATAAAAATGTAAAAAGCCTGCTTCTTGGAGGGGTGTTTACAGGAAACGGAACCGTTTGGTTTGATCATTTTGAGCTCAATAAAATTGCGTTTTCAAAAGAGGAGCCTTCTAAAATTTCTATAAAATATATTCAGGAGTTTAAAGATATTGTGAAAAAGAATTCTATAGTTTCAGATAAATTAGACTGGCAAAATATTGAAACAAATCTGGGCTATCTTTCAAAAGGGATGAAAACCGTTAATGATACTGATACTGCTTTAAATTATATCATCAAAAACCTGAGAGAGGCAGGCGATAATCATTCTTTCATTGATGGCAAAGAACGTACTGAGAAGCAAAAAATTGCTAATACTAATGATGCAAAGCCTGATTCCAGACTGATCGATCAGAACATCGGGTATGTTTCAGTGCCGGGTTTTGCTTCTTTAAATACAGAAGTTGGGGATACTTTTGCCTTACAGATTCACAATATGATTAAAAAACTGGATTCCGGAAATGCGATTAAAGGCTGGATAGTAGACCTAAGAACTAACACCGGAGGAAATATGCACCCTATGATCAGTGGACTTGGTAGTCTGATCGGTGAAGGAACATTGGGCTATTTTGTTTACAATGGTAAAAAGAGTCCATGGATCTATAAAAACAGAAAATTTGGTCCGCATAAAATTAAAGAACCTTATGAGCTTAAGAGCGGTCAGTCAAAAATAGCGGTACTAATTGGCCCAAGTACAGCAAGCTCCGGAGAAGCCACTACCATTGCTTTTATTGGGAAAAACAATGTAAAATTATTTGGTCAGCCTTCAGCAGGATATACTTCAGCAAACAGACCTTATACGTTAAGTGACGGTAAAAGCCTTGCTTTGGCTACTTCTTACGAAATGGACCGTAACGGAAAAGTCTATTATGGAAAGATAGATCCGGAAATTCCGGTAGAACCCAAAGAGGAACAGGATATGGATATTGAGGCAGCAAAAGTCTGGATTTTAAACTAA
- a CDS encoding epoxide hydrolase family protein — translation MEPFTINIPESVIADLKNRIQNTRWPEEPEGSGWNYGTNETYLKELTNYWVNDYNWKMHEQQLNQHPQYTTRIDGILIHFQYIRGKGSNPKPLILTHGWPDSYYRFHKIIPLLTEGEQSFDLIIPSIPGFGFSDKTAVNSAKVADLWKKLMTEVLGYEKFCAAGGDIGMGVVKALISKYPDVMEAVHLTDVGYPTGQEDPATMSEDEKQFAQFVQHWWYSEGAYAMVQSTKPQSLAYGLNDSPIGLAGWIISFINAGSPPELIETAFGGRDEMLTNIMIYWVTQTIGSSARMYKEDAAALWSGTHVHQKSNVPAGVLVFPREAQFPKEWAERFVNVTSFKKMSEGGHFAALELPHIFADELRSFFYSVK, via the coding sequence ATGGAACCATTTACTATTAACATTCCCGAATCGGTGATAGCCGACCTCAAAAACCGCATCCAAAACACCAGATGGCCCGAAGAACCTGAAGGCTCTGGCTGGAACTACGGCACCAACGAAACTTATCTGAAAGAACTTACCAACTACTGGGTAAACGATTACAACTGGAAGATGCATGAACAGCAGCTAAATCAACATCCACAGTATACAACCCGCATAGACGGAATCCTGATTCATTTTCAATACATCAGAGGAAAAGGCTCCAACCCCAAACCTTTGATTCTTACCCATGGCTGGCCGGACAGTTATTACCGTTTTCATAAAATTATTCCTTTGCTTACCGAAGGCGAACAGAGTTTTGATCTGATTATCCCTTCTATTCCGGGATTTGGCTTTTCTGATAAAACGGCGGTCAACAGTGCAAAAGTCGCCGATCTTTGGAAAAAACTGATGACTGAAGTGCTTGGATATGAAAAATTCTGTGCTGCCGGAGGTGATATAGGTATGGGAGTAGTAAAAGCATTGATTTCAAAATACCCTGATGTAATGGAAGCGGTTCATCTTACAGACGTTGGATACCCAACCGGCCAGGAAGATCCTGCAACAATGAGTGAAGATGAAAAACAATTCGCACAGTTTGTCCAGCACTGGTGGTATAGTGAAGGAGCTTATGCAATGGTACAGTCTACCAAGCCCCAGTCTCTTGCTTACGGGCTAAACGACTCTCCTATCGGGCTTGCAGGCTGGATCATAAGCTTTATCAACGCCGGATCTCCACCAGAGCTAATAGAAACTGCATTTGGAGGAAGGGATGAGATGCTCACCAATATTATGATTTACTGGGTAACTCAGACGATAGGATCTTCTGCCAGAATGTACAAAGAAGACGCTGCAGCTTTATGGAGCGGAACTCACGTTCATCAAAAGAGCAATGTCCCTGCCGGAGTACTCGTATTTCCCCGTGAAGCTCAGTTTCCCAAAGAATGGGCAGAACGTTTCGTGAATGTAACCAGCTTTAAAAAGATGAGTGAAGGTGGTCATTTTGCCGCATTGGAATTACCTCATATATTTGCAGATGAACTAAGATCATTCTTTTATTCTGTCAAATAA
- the traN gene encoding conjugative transposon protein TraN yields the protein MNTQKSHYILIMLLLLLASKIFGQDSVTTYISLEQGKLEPFKMQVTYSKTSHVIFPSPIRYVDLGSELLVANKAEPIGNVLRIKSVVRDFEEETNFSVITEDGKFYNFDVSYSSYPEILSYDLLKLQRGIERQYTTDVLFEDLKGSSTTLTGLIMENLYEKSNRTTKHIVSKSYGIEFSVRALHVNESKFYFTLQIENQSNVAYSIEWVNFKIVDKKNLKRTVVQDRVLEKVRTYFPQMTAVDHSNIKGVFLLDQFTLLKDQVLEIEILEKNGGRHQKVQLENSDLIRARLINSLTIKTK from the coding sequence ATGAATACACAAAAGAGCCATTATATTCTCATTATGCTATTACTTCTGTTGGCAAGCAAAATATTTGGTCAGGATTCTGTGACAACTTATATTTCCTTGGAACAGGGAAAATTGGAACCTTTCAAAATGCAGGTCACCTACAGTAAAACGAGCCACGTGATTTTTCCATCACCTATACGATATGTTGATCTGGGGAGTGAACTGTTAGTTGCTAATAAGGCAGAGCCTATCGGAAATGTTCTCCGAATTAAATCGGTTGTGAGAGATTTTGAAGAGGAAACCAATTTTTCGGTCATTACTGAAGATGGAAAATTTTACAATTTTGATGTGTCTTACAGTTCTTATCCAGAAATACTCAGCTATGATTTATTAAAGCTTCAAAGGGGTATTGAACGGCAATATACTACTGATGTATTATTTGAGGACCTTAAAGGAAGCTCAACTACTCTGACTGGGCTTATTATGGAAAATCTCTACGAGAAAAGCAACAGAACTACTAAACATATTGTTTCAAAAAGTTATGGAATTGAGTTTTCAGTCAGGGCACTCCACGTTAATGAAAGCAAATTTTATTTCACATTGCAAATTGAGAATCAAAGTAATGTGGCGTATAGTATTGAATGGGTCAACTTTAAAATTGTTGACAAGAAGAATTTAAAACGAACCGTTGTTCAGGATAGGGTATTAGAAAAGGTACGTACCTATTTCCCGCAAATGACAGCAGTTGATCATTCAAACATAAAAGGTGTTTTCCTGCTGGATCAGTTTACTCTTTTAAAAGATCAGGTGTTGGAAATTGAAATTCTGGAGAAGAACGGGGGAAGACATCAGAAGGTACAGCTTGAAAATTCAGATCTGATTCGTGCAAGATTGATAAACAGTTTAACAATAAAAACGAAGTAA
- a CDS encoding DUF3872 domain-containing protein, producing the protein MKNIINNKKGIHFKFFIIAVMVGLLVQSCEKDDLEIQQNFPFEVEVMPVQKYVAKGETVEIRCRIIPNGNYTGTTYSIRYFQYEGQGSLRLFNDPSFVPNDFYPLTEKEFRLYYTSKSTVSQSFDIWISDNVDNKQMFSFQFNPQSEGLYKKAII; encoded by the coding sequence ATGAAAAATATAATTAATAATAAAAAAGGAATACACTTTAAATTTTTCATCATAGCAGTTATGGTCGGATTACTTGTACAATCATGTGAAAAAGATGATTTAGAAATTCAACAAAATTTTCCTTTTGAGGTAGAAGTGATGCCTGTTCAGAAATACGTTGCTAAAGGTGAAACTGTAGAAATCAGATGTCGTATTATTCCAAATGGAAATTATACAGGAACCACTTATTCAATACGATATTTTCAGTACGAAGGGCAGGGAAGTCTTCGTTTATTTAACGATCCATCTTTTGTTCCTAATGATTTCTATCCGTTAACTGAAAAGGAATTCAGGTTGTATTATACTTCTAAATCTACAGTTTCCCAAAGTTTTGATATTTGGATTTCAGATAATGTGGATAATAAACAAATGTTCAGTTTCCAATTTAATCCTCAAAGTGAGGGACTTTATAAAAAAGCTATCATTTAA